The sequence CTCCGCGAGCGCCAAGATTTTCGTCGAAGCTCTGGACTTCTCGGTCACCGAGGAACTGGTCGACGAAAGTACGGGGGCACGTCTCGGCATCTTCCTTTCATGCAGCAACAAGGCCCATGATGTCGCCTTTCTGGGCTATCCGGAAGACGGTCGGATCCACCACACTTCATTCAACCTCGAATCCTGGCACGATGTTGGGCACGCGGCTGACATTATCAGTCGCTACGATATTTCGCTCGACATCGGCCCGACGCGCCACGGGATCACTCGCGGCCAGACGATTTACTTCTTTGATCCATCGGGCAACCGCAACGAAACGTTCAGCGGCGGCTATTCCTACTACCCTGACAACCCGCGCCGCATGTGGCAGGCGGAGAATGCGGGCAAGGCGATTTTCTATTATGAAAAGGTGCTGACTGACCGCTTCATGACGGTAAACACCTGAAAATGGACGGTTTAGTGACAATCAGGACAATCGGACATGGCTTGGCTGCGCAAGCGGTTTCGGCCGCTCTCGCCAAGGGCGACGAAACCGGTTGCCCGGTTGCTGCAGCAGTCATCGGGGCAGGCGGCGAGTTGGTGGCTTTGCTTCGCGCGAGCGGCACACCCTTCCCCTCATCGCAAATTGCCCAGGACAAGGCTTATACCGCCGCCAGCTTCCGAGTTCCGACGCCTGAAGTGTACAAGATGGTTTCGGGCAATCCAGCGTTGAGCACCGGGCTAACCGCACGAACGGGAATTGTGATGTTTGGCGGAGGATTGCCGATCGTAATTGACGGCGAATTCGTTGGCGCGATCGGCGTATCGGGTGGGTCCGAAGAAATCGACATTGCCTGCTCCA comes from Sphingorhabdus sp. YGSMI21 and encodes:
- a CDS encoding heme-binding protein; the encoded protein is MTIRTIGHGLAAQAVSAALAKGDETGCPVAAAVIGAGGELVALLRASGTPFPSSQIAQDKAYTAASFRVPTPEVYKMVSGNPALSTGLTARTGIVMFGGGLPIVIDGEFVGAIGVSGGSEEIDIACSNAGLSAIGGAQH